A stretch of DNA from Lotus japonicus ecotype B-129 chromosome 4, LjGifu_v1.2:
CAACACCAAGCGTCCAGCAACCTCCAGCGCGCCCAGGGCCACCGTCGCCGCCGTACGACTCGCTCCTTTGGCCTCCCTCCTTCGACCGCCACTGCTAATCTCACCCTCTCAAACCCCCTCCTTCGAATCAGACGCCAATCTCCTCTCCCACCGCCATGAAACTCTGTGACATTCCAAACCTCGAAGACGCCAATGAAGCTGGTGGATCGAACCGTAAACAGTGTACCCTGATATTGACAGAGGGGATTTCTGCGATGAGCCTTGTTGTAAGTCTTCAGTTTCAATTTACAATTCCCctttatttttcatataaacTTCAATTTACAATAAACTTCTTCAATTTACGATAGATGGCTGCGCTCTCTGACGCGCAACGGGACTATTTTGGTGTTTTTGCATTGAATGGCAAACTTCTAAATGCGATGAAGACAAACCCTAAGGAGTTTATAAAAAAGGCTAAAACTCGAGGTATATTGAAAATTCTCGGATTTAAACCAAGGAAagaattgaccaaaaaaaaaaccaaggaaAGAGAGTATAGACGAGTCCATGGAGTCTTTTATGTtagatttatttataattaattatctcTTTTGTTATGTGGAttaaaattatcaattaattagaatatattttgtttagtcattaatatcaattatgtgaattatgtaatttaattcAATTACATGTATTATGATGGATGGTAGATTAGGCTTTTGTTATTAACTGTCCTATGATGGGTTAGGTCAGTTAACTCTGCCTAATGAGGGGACCCTGGTCTCAACTGGTGATATATAAATTGCTGCCCCATTAGATAGTTTATCCCGAGAACGTATTACCAGGTGTTGAGAGCAGTTCCACTCCTCTGGGTCCTTTTCACTTTCATTATCTGGTCAAACAACAGACTCATGGATTCTTTAATGCTTCCAGGTGCACAATTCATTTACACTATTGAATCACAACATGTTATAATCTGTATCTATGTTTATATGATCTATTTGGGGTCAATTAAATTTCAGCATTTTAGATATGGCCGGGTGATGTTTATGGCTGATCAGGTAAGTTGCCTAAAGATTGTATAGTTTTTAATCATGTTTTGACTTTGTTTTGTCTTAACGTACTAGTTACTACCTTGTTTTTTGTTCAGGACTATGATGGATCTCACATCAAGGGGTTATTGATAAACTTCTTTTATATGCTCAGCCCATCACTGCTTAGAATTCCATATTTTTTGTCTGAATTGATCACTCCCATAATAAGGGTAAGTTGTTAGAACCGATACCAGATTACACCTAATCACACACACAcaatcaagaagaaagctcactCCAGAATTCACACTGAATTCTGGAAGTTGAGAAGCATCGTTTATTGATAATTTTGGGAAAAAGGGGAAATACAATTCTCTTGGAGAAGAAGAACACTGAATCCCACGATTCAGTTCCAACAACCTTCAACTTCCCAAAAGATGCTATTCCTAACTAACTTCCTTCTATTTATAGAAGTACTAACAGAATAGCTATTATTTACAGAATAGTCCCTAAGAACTACTTATTACTGTTTAACCTCCTAGCCATTATAATTCTGGCTAATTACATATTAAACCCCAAAAGCTACTAACAGACCTACTCTTTCTGTCTTCTGACATAAACAGAAGTAATAGGTTTCCCCTTGATTCTATCATAAGTAAGTATGAGAAATTATCTTTTGTTGATAATGATACTTATCATTTATTATACTTATCATTTTTACGCTTTGGAAATCACACAGGCTTTTCATTGCAATGGGATTCAAAAATTATCATTTTATTCATATCCCGAATATGAAAAATGGTGGAAGAACTGGGGGAATTCTGATTGGAGAATCAAGTACTATAAGGTGGTGTTTTTAACTTGTAGAaccacatgtttttttttcttcttctagtttTTCCTTATTTGGCTTCTGGTGTTTTTCTATAGGGGCTGGGTAGCTTTACTCATGAGGAAGGGAAAGAATTCTTTCAAAATGTTGAAATTCAGAGAAAATACTTTGTTTGGCGCAACGATGAGGATCTAGATGCCATTAATATTGCATTCTCGAAGTCAAAGACTAGAGAAAGGAGGGGATTGATGCTTAAATTTAAGGTGGTAgacacatttttatttatacaCATGTTAGTTGTAGAGAAGCTAATAAAAAGTCGTTTCTCTTTTCTTGCAGTCTAGCGATTATCGCGATTATACAGATCTTAGTATCTGCTACAAGGATTTTCTACAGAAAGAATTTATATTGTACTCGATGGCGAGTGTACGGAGGTGCATTCCTTCGTTGATAGATGGTCAGAAGCCCTCCCAAAGGAAGATCCTTTACGGTGCATTCAAGAGAGAGTTGTTCACTGAAATAAGAGTGGACAAACTTATTGGTTATGTAGCTGAGCATTCTGCTTACCACCATGATGAATCCAGTTTGGCTACCACCCTTATGAGAATGGCTCGAGATTATGTTGGTAGCATGAATATAAATCTCCTGATGGCAAACGGTCAATTTGGTACTCATATCCAGGTGAGATGAAACTGCTTATGAACTTTGTTTGAATTTTCTCCATGCTTTTGTAGTACTTACTCAATAACTTGCTCTTCCAGGGTGGCAAAGACCATGCATCTCCAAGATACATATACACTGAGCTTAACCCTATTTCTCGTTTCCTCTTCCCCGAGATTGACAATAAACTTCTCAAATACTTGAATGAGGATGGAATCTCAGTTGAACCTGAGtggtattttcttttttctcttttgttttcaaAGGATGTTTGTTCTTAGTATCTACTAAGAAACACAATATACTAATACAAATTCCATTTGGTACATAGGTACCTTCCTATCATACCTTTAGTGCTTGTCAATGGTGTTAGCGGAATTGCGACAGGCTGGAATTGTTCCATCCCCTGCTACAACCCCAAGGATATCATTGCAAACATTAAGCGTTTCTTAAATGATGACAAGTTGCAACCAATGGTTCCCTGGTACAAAGGATTTAAGGGAACCATTGATAAAAGTATAGGGGGTATGTAGTGAGTGGTAAAGTTGAAGTAATTGATGATCAAAGTTTTAGAATAACAGAGCTGCCCGTCGGCACCTGGACTAAAAAATATGAGAAGTTCCTTAAGGATCATCCTCTCATTGAGGCAACTGACCTAAACATTTCtttaccatatatatatatatatatatatatatatatatatacaaatttACTTGGTTTATGTTAAGTTGGGTAATTTTTCATTCCAATAATTTTCTTCATGCAGGCTttctggcagaatggagataaTAGCATGGTTGATATAAAAGTCAAACTGAAGCTGCAAACAAAGATGACGGAAAAGGAGCTTCTCGTTGAGTTCAAGTTGATTTCCAAAATCCCTAGAAGCAGAATGTATCTTTTTAATAGGAATGCGAGAATTCAGAAATACGATAGTCCTGAGCAAAGTATAACCTTTGTATGCTGAGTTGTTTGAATAGTAATAGTAACATatcaatgtttttaattaatattcaaTGTTTTCTTTCTTATGCAGTTCTTCAAGAATTCTGTAAATATAGGCTTGAGTGCTATGATATGAGAACAGTGAGTTAAACAATGAGAATATGATGTCTTTATCTTCTCTTTTTATATTGGCAATGGGGAATATACTTAATCTTCTCTGAACCTATTAGTAAGAACTGAAATGCAATTTGGTTATGCTTTTGCAGGCGCCTAGTGTTCGACAACTTCAAGACCAAGTTAGATTCATTTCAGAAGTTGTATCTAACAAGATTGTGCTGAGCAAAAACATGAGCAAAGCTGAATTGGTGTTGAAACTGAAGGGTAATGGTTTCAAACCTTTGTCACAGAAAGGGGA
This window harbors:
- the LOC130712370 gene encoding DNA topoisomerase 2-like, which translates into the protein MAALSDAQRDYFGVFALNGKLLNAMKTNPKEFIKKAKTRGAQFIYTIESQHVIICIYVYMIYLGSIKFQHFRYGRVMFMADQDYDGSHIKGLLINFFYMLSPSLLRIPYFLSELITPIIRAFHCNGIQKLSFYSYPEYEKWWKNWGNSDWRIKYYKGLGSFTHEEGKEFFQNVEIQRKYFVWRNDEDLDAINIAFSKSKTRERRGLMLKFKSSDYRDYTDLSICYKDFLQKEFILYSMASVRRCIPSLIDGQKPSQRKILYGAFKRELFTEIRVDKLIGYVAEHSAYHHDESSLATTLMRMARDYVGSMNINLLMANGQFGTHIQGGKDHASPRYIYTELNPISRFLFPEIDNKLLKYLNEDGISVEPEWYLPIIPLVLVNGVSGIATGWNCSIPCYNPKDIIANIKRFLNDDKLQPMVPWYKGFKGTIDKSIGGFLAEWR